The sequence below is a genomic window from Clostridium sp. BJN0001.
ATATAAAATATTAAAATTGTAAATTCCAAATTTAAATTTATTTTTACTGAAATTTAATACATTTTATCATATAATTAATACTATAGATTGAGTAGTCACGGAAACTAATTTAGTAATTGTGATTATTTATACAAGTAGTATTTTTAAATAAAAACTTTAGTTTTTATTTAAAAATAGGCATAGCAAACAAACCTACAAATGTAAGTTTAAAAAAATATTCAATTTGATTGAAAGTCTATTTTAATAAATTTAAGATAGAAAATCCAAAGGCTTTAATTCTAGCGTCAAGATGAATATTGATGCTAGCAATCATAGTCATGAAAGAATAACGCTTTTTACCACGTATTTTTAAAGAATGAATTTTATAGTCATTAAGAATACGATTGTTGATTCTTTCGGAACAGGTTCTGGTTTTATAAATTTCTTTATATTGTTTTGAACCACGAGGGATTTTTGTAAATAAACGTAAATCCCATGATGGTTTAGTATATATTACTCGGCCATATGCCGAAGGCGAGCATTGGTCAGTACAAGAACATGATTTAATTTTTTTACATGCTAAAGGACAGCGCCATTTAACTCTTGAACGGCTTTTTTCAAAGCCATTATAAATCATTTCATGGCCGCCTATGCATATTGGAACACCCTTTTCATTAATTGATAAGGATGTAGGATATTTTGAATTTCCTTTATTTTTGGAATTCAAATCAATGAAGGGATTAATGTTCCATTTGGAGCATAATTCATATGTAGGATAGTTATCATTGGCTGAGTCAAGCACATAATTTGATATTTTGAACTGCGGTAACAGTTCTCTAAATTCAGCCAATGCAACTACTCCAGTTATACTATCATGTCTACTTGCTTCTACAAAGCGTAGATATACTGGTAAATATATTTTATATTCAGGGTTATAAGTAGATAGCGCATAAAGAGTATAACCGTAAAACCAACGGTTTTCATGACTATCCCAGCCCCAATTAGCATCAACATCAGAAAGTTTACGGGCACATTTACAATCGTAAATACCATTTTCACGACAGTTACAAACTTTTGAACCATAATAAGATGAATGACAATGAACACATGTGCCATCACCAGCGAGTGTAAGATTCTGTTGTTTTATTAGATTAAGATCAAATGATGGTTTAACAGCAACAAGAGAAAATATGTGTTGAAGCAATTTTTCAGCTCTAAGTGAAAATGAATGGTCTGTTTCAAAAAAATCGCATATTTTTTTCACAGATCCAGATTTTTTATTAGGAAGCTTCTTATTTTGTCCTGGTGATTTTACTTTAGATGGTTTTTTCTTGTAAGGTCGTACAATTTTAAGCCTTTTTCTATCAGATGCTAAGTCAGACATCCAAAGTCTAGATATAAAATCATAATGAGCACCAAGTGATGGTGTTTTACCGGCGGTGCAACCGATGCATATTGCAAGGAATTCATCACAATTTAATTTTTTTACCCAATTTGTAATACTAGTTTCTTTCAGAAAAAGCATTAATGAAAAGGAACGAAATATTTCAGGTTGAAGGGCGGCAGGCCTGCCCGTGTTAGAATAATAAGGCTTCAATATTTCTCCAAGTATATCTAAATCTAAACAATATAGTTTAGAAATAGATGATTCTAATTCTAAAACTCTTTTATAAAAAGTTTGATTAGATGATGAGAAATTTGAAATAATAAATTGCTGATATTCAGCATGAGATGTCCAATTTTTAAGCATAATATAATCCTCCAAAAAAGTATGTTTTTAGGAGGATACCGCAAATTTCTATACATTTGTCAAGGCTTTTATGCAAAAAAGTTGGGGGAATTAAGAAAAAAATAAATTAAGACAAGAGAGTATTCATGGGCAACTAAGAGTTTCCGTGAGAACTCAGATTATCAAAGGAGGAAAGATATTGTTTTATATTATAAAAAGCATTATATTGGGATTTTTCACAGGTTTTATAGCCTCAATTCCTTTAGGACCATCTGGGTTAGAATCAGTAAATAGATCTATCTCTAAAAATTTTCTAGAAGGTTTTAAAGTTTCATTTGGAGCTGTTTTAGCTGATGTAACATACATAATAATTATTAATCTTGGTCTATTCAGCATGTTTTCCCATCATAATCATTTAAACGGACTATTTTGGATATTATGTGGAATACTATTAATAGTTATAACTATCCCCAATACTCGATTTAAGAAAAATAAAGACAGTAATTCAGATACTAAAAATATTTTTTTAACCTATTCAGGTAATGGAATATTAACAGGCTATTTAATTACTTTTTTAAATCCTACAACCCCATCTTTATGGATTGCATTAAGCGGAACATTATTTCAAGTTTGGAAAAGGCACGGACGTTTGTTTTTTCTTTTAGCAACTTCTTCTATGATATTAGGAAGTCTTGCATGGTTTGTTTTGTTAAATATATTAGCAACAAGAGGATTTAAAAAATCTAAATCTAATGGTCCTTCAATTATATCTACTTTATTGAATTACTTCTTGTTTGCTTTAGGAATAGTTTTTATTATATTAGGATTTATAAAGCTTTTATAAAATTTTACATATAATCAATTTCTAATTAATACTTTTTTATAAAATATTTAATATAAACTACATATTATATTTTTAAAATCCCAAATTAATTATTAAATTTGGGGTTTTTATTATAAAAAAAAAAACTAAGCGATAATTATTTAACGTTTAGCTTCTTTTTGAATTTATCTATATTTCTTTGTTTATAGCTTCTTTTAATACACAATTCTCTTCTTCAGAGAGTTCATATCTTGAAATCCCTTTATCAACAGGTTTTGCATAAGTTGTGCTTTCTTCTCTTCCATATATTCCAGTTAAAATAACACCATCATCTTTCTTATCTAATAACGCTATTGAAAAGCTTAAATCACTTCCTACGTTTTCGAATGCTTTATATCGCATTATTGCAATTTTTTGAACACAACTTTTTAATTGATTTTCAATTTTATCGCATCTTTGATCAACTTTATTTGAGAGATTTATTGCATCATCTATTCCATTCATTCTCTCTGTCATCATTTCTTCTAAATTCTTAGCATTAGTTCCTCTCATTAATCTTCTGTATTTGTCTTGTACTGCTCCAATTGTTTTAAATAAAATTATTACTACAATGAATAATAATATAATAATAACACTCATTCCTAAAATTATGTATGGGGTAAGCGTATTTATTGTGTCTAATAATATATTCAAGTTTTTCATTCCTTTCATGTTATTTATCAATGTTTCACGTGAAACATTTTATATATTAATTATATCTAAAATTCTTTGCAGATCATCTTCTGAATAGTATTCTATCTCTATTTTTCCTTTGTTTTTTTTCTTTAATATATTAACTTTAGTACCGAAATAGTCCTGAAGTCTATTCTTTACATCTTTATAATATGGATTGAATTGTTCATTATCTTTATTTTCTTTGTCGCTCTTTTTATTATCAATAATTTTCTTTATAAATTTTTCTGTATCTCTAACAGAAAGTTTTTCATCTATAATTTGCTGTGCTATCTTATACTGCAAATCTTTATCGCTTAAGCTTAACAATACTCTTCCATGTCCTTCTGTTAAAATTCCTTCGATTAAATACTGCTTAACTCTATCATCTAAATTAACTAACCTTATTGTATTAGTTATTGCAGTTCTTGATTTTCCAATTCTTTTACTAAGCTCTTCTTGAGTTAACTTAAAATCATTGATAAGTTTTTTATATGCTTCAGCTTCTTCAATAGGATTTAAATCCTGCCTTTGAATATTTTCTATCAAAGAAATTTCTAAAATATCTTTTTCGTCAATGTTCATTATAACAGCTGGTACTTCTTCTAACTTAGCAAGTTTTGCTGCTCTCCATCTTCTTTCTCCAGCAACAATAATATACATTCCATCTTTATCTTGTCTTAAAATTAAAGGCTGAAGAATACCATGTGTCTTTATTGATTCAGCAAGTTCTGCTATTTTTTCTAAATCAAATGCTTTTCTGGGCTGCTTTACATCACCCTTTATTTTATTTATAGAAATACAAAGCTTACTATCATTACTATTTCCTTTTTGTGGATCATCAGGAATAAGTGCACTTAATCCTTTACCTAATGCCATCTTTTTTTTCATTCTCTCACCCCATTATTGTCTACTTAAAAATTCATCTGCTAAATTTACATAAGCCTCAGCGCCTTTACACTTTTCATCATAAAGCATTATTGGAAGTCCAAAACTTGGTGCTTCAGCAAGTCGTATATTACGAGGTATTTTGGTTTTATAAACTTTATCTTTAAAATATTTTTCAATTTCTTTTAATACTTCATTGCATAAATTTGTTCTATAATCAAACATAGTCACTACTATTCCCTCAACTTTAAGATTTTTATTGAGAGATTTTTTTACAAGCTGAAAAGTATTTATAAGCTGACTTACTCCTTCAAGTGCATAAAATTCACATTGTATTGGAATAAGCACAGAATCAACACATGCTAATGCATTAATTGTTAATACTCCTAATGAAGGAGGACAATCAATAAATACATAATCATATTTATTCTCTAATTTCTGTATTTTGTTTTCTAAAATATGTTCTCTGTGCTCTCTTCCTATTACTTCAACCTCTGCACCTGCAAGATTTATAGTAGATGGAGCTATAGAAAGATTTTGAACTAATTCACTTTTTATAATTACATCATTAA
It includes:
- a CDS encoding DUF4446 family protein; amino-acid sequence: MKNLNILLDTINTLTPYIILGMSVIIILLFIVVIILFKTIGAVQDKYRRLMRGTNAKNLEEMMTERMNGIDDAINLSNKVDQRCDKIENQLKSCVQKIAIMRYKAFENVGSDLSFSIALLDKKDDGVILTGIYGREESTTYAKPVDKGISRYELSEEENCVLKEAINKEI
- a CDS encoding ParA family protein, which gives rise to MKKICIFNQKGGVGKTTTNINISSYLAMRGYKVLTIDMDPQGNTTSGLGIDKNKLESSIYDVITSDVDLNDVIIKSELVQNLSIAPSTINLAGAEVEVIGREHREHILENKIQKLENKYDYVFIDCPPSLGVLTINALACVDSVLIPIQCEFYALEGVSQLINTFQLVKKSLNKNLKVEGIVVTMFDYRTNLCNEVLKEIEKYFKDKVYKTKIPRNIRLAEAPSFGLPIMLYDEKCKGAEAYVNLADEFLSRQ
- a CDS encoding LysE family transporter yields the protein MFYIIKSIILGFFTGFIASIPLGPSGLESVNRSISKNFLEGFKVSFGAVLADVTYIIIINLGLFSMFSHHNHLNGLFWILCGILLIVITIPNTRFKKNKDSNSDTKNIFLTYSGNGILTGYLITFLNPTTPSLWIALSGTLFQVWKRHGRLFFLLATSSMILGSLAWFVLLNILATRGFKKSKSNGPSIISTLLNYFLFALGIVFIILGFIKLL
- a CDS encoding transposase, with translation MLKNWTSHAEYQQFIISNFSSSNQTFYKRVLELESSISKLYCLDLDILGEILKPYYSNTGRPAALQPEIFRSFSLMLFLKETSITNWVKKLNCDEFLAICIGCTAGKTPSLGAHYDFISRLWMSDLASDRKRLKIVRPYKKKPSKVKSPGQNKKLPNKKSGSVKKICDFFETDHSFSLRAEKLLQHIFSLVAVKPSFDLNLIKQQNLTLAGDGTCVHCHSSYYGSKVCNCRENGIYDCKCARKLSDVDANWGWDSHENRWFYGYTLYALSTYNPEYKIYLPVYLRFVEASRHDSITGVVALAEFRELLPQFKISNYVLDSANDNYPTYELCSKWNINPFIDLNSKNKGNSKYPTSLSINEKGVPICIGGHEMIYNGFEKSRSRVKWRCPLACKKIKSCSCTDQCSPSAYGRVIYTKPSWDLRLFTKIPRGSKQYKEIYKTRTCSERINNRILNDYKIHSLKIRGKKRYSFMTMIASINIHLDARIKAFGFSILNLLK
- a CDS encoding ParB/RepB/Spo0J family partition protein, yielding MKKKMALGKGLSALIPDDPQKGNSNDSKLCISINKIKGDVKQPRKAFDLEKIAELAESIKTHGILQPLILRQDKDGMYIIVAGERRWRAAKLAKLEEVPAVIMNIDEKDILEISLIENIQRQDLNPIEEAEAYKKLINDFKLTQEELSKRIGKSRTAITNTIRLVNLDDRVKQYLIEGILTEGHGRVLLSLSDKDLQYKIAQQIIDEKLSVRDTEKFIKKIIDNKKSDKENKDNEQFNPYYKDVKNRLQDYFGTKVNILKKKNKGKIEIEYYSEDDLQRILDIINI